The DNA sequence GACGTGCGGGTCGTCTCCCACCCCCCGGCCGAGCGGTTCTACCGCCGCCTGGGAGCGGAGCCGGTCGGAACAGTCGCTCCGCTGCCGCCGAAGGTCACCTGGGAGCGGCCGGAACTGCGCTTCGCCATCGCCCGGTGAGGCACGGCCCGAGCCGTGCGGCCGCGAACGCCGTGGCGCAGACGGCCCGTCAGCGGTAGGCGGCCACCACGGAGACGTAGAGCGCGCAGGCGCTGCCCGTGGCCCCGCCGCCGATGAGGAGGGCGTGGGCCACGGGGGTGCCGCCACGCCAAGCGGTGAAGGCCGCCGCGCCGCCGAGGTGGAGCGCGGCGGAGAAGGCCAGGAGGAGCGCGAGGAGTTGCGTGGCTGACATCGGGTGGTCCTTCCGTCGGCGCCCCTGGCTTACGGGGCTTCGCGGTGCTCGGTCGGGAGACCCCGTCGCCCCGAGGCCGGGCTGGGGCTGAGGGCTTGAAGGTCTGAAGGCACACTGCGTGTCGAGAGACCTGTCCGGCTGCCCTCCGCACGGAATCCGCCGACCGGGCTGCACACCCACTGGTGGGGAGCCTAGGCTTCGGGCATCCGGTGGTGTCCGTTCACGACGGTCCGGCCGGTCGGTGACGGCAACGGCAAGCGGGGGCGGGCCGGTTGGAGGACGTGTTCACGCGGCTGCGCCGGGTCGGCGCGCTCAAGCGTCACCACCTGGGCGGCGAGCCCTCGGACCGCCGCCTCGCCCGGGCCGCCGGGGTGTCGCACGGAACGCCGGGCGCGTGGCTCGACGGTCGGCAGCTTCCGCAACGCGTCGATCCGCTCCTCGCGGTGCTCGACGAGATCCGGGCGGAGGCAGCGCGCAGGGGGCTGCTGGCGACGCGGGCCGACGCCCTGAGCGCGGACACCGTGGGCGAGTTGCTCGACGAGCGGCGCTGGCGCGCCGCCTTCGAGGCCGAGCGGGGGCGCCGCACCGAGCGCTCCCGGATCGAGGCGGAGCGCCAGCGGGCGCGGGCCGCCCTGGAGCATGACGGGCTGCGGGCCCTTCAGGCCGCGCTGCCGGACCGGCCACGGCCGCTACGGGCCTGGCCCGCGGGGCGGTTGGGCGTCCACCCGGCCATCCCCGGCCAACACCATGGCCCGGCGGGCGCGGACGCCGACCGCTTCGTCCTGCCCCGCTATGTGCCCCGGCAGCACGACGTACGCCTGCAACGCCTCCTCGCCGCAGCCACCACCACCGGCACCGACGAGGCCCGCCCGGTCCTGGTCGTGGTGCAAGGCCCGTCGTGCACGGGAAAGACCCGCACCGCCTACGAAGCCCTCCACGCGGCCGTACCGGAGGACTTCGACCTGCTCTTTCCGGCCGACGCCGACAGCCTGCTCGCCGTCCTGGCGGCGGCCGCCCTCCCACCGCGCACGGTGCTGTGGCTCAACGAGGCACAGGACTACCTCGCCGACGCCCGCGGCGAGGCCGCGGCGGCCGCGCTGCTCCGCAGGCTCGACGGCGAGGGCCCGCTCCTCGTGATCGCCACGCTGTGGCCCGAGCACGCGGAGGCCCTCACCCGCCCGGCGACCCACGCCAGGGACGCCCACCGGCACGCGCGGGCCCTGCTCGCCCAGGCCCACTGGGTGGACCTGCCGCGGTCGTTCGCCGGTGACCTGGACGCGGCCCGTGCCGCCGCGGCCGAGGACCCGTCACTCGCCGAGGCCGTGGCCGCCGGGGCGGCCGAACTGACCCAGGTGCTCGCCGCGGGGCCGGACCTCGTCCGCCACTACGAGCGCGCCGCGGGACCGCACGGCCCGCACGGCAGCGCGCTGATCAGCGCGGCGATGGACGCCCACCGGCTCGGCGGACTCGGCGCCCTCCCCCTGGCCTTCCTCGAAGCGGCGGCCGTCGGCTACCTCACCGCCGCCGAACGCGCCCGCGCCCGCCCCGACTGGTTCGGCCACGCCCTGGCCCGCGCCCGCACCCTGATCAAGCACACCACCCGTCCCCTCCAGGACGTCCCTCACCCGACCGCCATAGGAAGGCTCCCCGGCACGGCACGCCTCGCGGACTACCTCCAGCACCACGGCCGCCACGCCCGCCGCTTCCGCTGCCCGCCCGACTCGTTCTGGAACGCGGCGCACGAGCACCTCACGCACCCCGAAACCCCTCGCGAAGGGCTGCTCCGCCTCGGCGACGCGGCACGGCGGAGAGCCCGGTACGCCCATGCCGTGCGCCTCTACGACGCCGCCGCCGAGGCCGGGGAGTCGTACGCCCTGATCCGCCTCGGGCAGATGCGGCAGGACAACTGCGACATGGAGGAAGCCGAGAAGCTCTACCAACTGGCCGCCGACGCCGGGAACACCGACGGCCTCCTCTACCAGGCGGCCCTGTGGGAGGACGCCTGGGCCTGGGAGGAGGCCGAGAAGCTCTATCTGCGGGCCTCGGCGGCGGGGGTCGACGACGCGCTCGCGTACGCGGGCCTCATGTGGGACGGGGCGGGTGAGCCCGGCAAGGCCTGGGCCTACTACGAGCAGGCCCTGCGGGCGGGCCACACCGACGTGCTCGTCTTCATGGCGCAGTCACGGCGGCGCGAGGGCTCACCGGAGCAGGCCGCCGACCTCTACCGGCGCGCGGCCGACGCCGGGCACGCGAACGCGCTCCGGCAACTGGTGTGCCTGTGGGAGGAGACCGGGCGGCAAGAGCAAGCGGACCGGCAGCTCCACCGCTTCGCCGACGAGGGCGACACCGAATCATTGATCCTCGTGGCCCACCTGATGGGCCGGTCGGGCCGACCGGAGCGCGCGGAGCTGCTCTTCCAGCAGGCCGCGTCGGCGGGCGACCACCACGCCTGGTTCCTGCTCGCGTTCATGTGGGAGAAGGCCGGCGACCCCGAGAAGGCCGAGTCGTCCTTCCGGAAGGCCGTGGAGTCCGGGGACCTCTCCGCACTGCGCCAAGTCGCCCGGATGCGGGAGGCGGCCGGGGACACCGCCGAAGCCGAGGCCCTCTACTGGCAGGCCGTCGAAGCCGAAGCCGACACGGACGCGCTGTCGTGCCTGGCCCGCATCCGGGAGGCAGCGGGCGACCGCGAACGAGCCGAGCAATTGCACCTCATGGCGGCCGACACCGGCGACGCGGAAGTGTCCTCGTCCGTACTCTCGCTGGCGCG is a window from the Streptomyces spectabilis genome containing:
- a CDS encoding sel1 repeat family protein, with translation MFTRLRRVGALKRHHLGGEPSDRRLARAAGVSHGTPGAWLDGRQLPQRVDPLLAVLDEIRAEAARRGLLATRADALSADTVGELLDERRWRAAFEAERGRRTERSRIEAERQRARAALEHDGLRALQAALPDRPRPLRAWPAGRLGVHPAIPGQHHGPAGADADRFVLPRYVPRQHDVRLQRLLAAATTTGTDEARPVLVVVQGPSCTGKTRTAYEALHAAVPEDFDLLFPADADSLLAVLAAAALPPRTVLWLNEAQDYLADARGEAAAAALLRRLDGEGPLLVIATLWPEHAEALTRPATHARDAHRHARALLAQAHWVDLPRSFAGDLDAARAAAAEDPSLAEAVAAGAAELTQVLAAGPDLVRHYERAAGPHGPHGSALISAAMDAHRLGGLGALPLAFLEAAAVGYLTAAERARARPDWFGHALARARTLIKHTTRPLQDVPHPTAIGRLPGTARLADYLQHHGRHARRFRCPPDSFWNAAHEHLTHPETPREGLLRLGDAARRRARYAHAVRLYDAAAEAGESYALIRLGQMRQDNCDMEEAEKLYQLAADAGNTDGLLYQAALWEDAWAWEEAEKLYLRASAAGVDDALAYAGLMWDGAGEPGKAWAYYEQALRAGHTDVLVFMAQSRRREGSPEQAADLYRRAADAGHANALRQLVCLWEETGRQEQADRQLHRFADEGDTESLILVAHLMGRSGRPERAELLFQQAASAGDHHAWFLLAFMWEKAGDPEKAESSFRKAVESGDLSALRQVARMREAAGDTAEAEALYWQAVEAEADTDALSCLARIREAAGDRERAEQLHLMAADTGDAEVSSSVLSLARLRGAEEETYLRFGLAADGSASDPWDWPLLP